From Primulina tabacum isolate GXHZ01 chromosome 2, ASM2559414v2, whole genome shotgun sequence, one genomic window encodes:
- the LOC142537415 gene encoding uncharacterized protein LOC142537415 has product MFGRPKSVRLLREDIVRFMEMREIGARQILVYMGHLYKDLKKKDKADYFSFVDPGNIPTCPIGTDGHDLSQHIADQLEAVCRDSICLIPYNTGYHWILTIVNEDKNMIYLLDSTSNRNRDDTWKTIVTNGVKMYNASKGISKGPGFKILTGNLKHSGSVECGYCVMRYMKEIVDCDDPQLEKMFAGCIKNQYYTQCQFDEVRSEWSEFVYSYVGA; this is encoded by the exons ATGTTTGGACGTCCTAAAAGCGTACGGTTGCTAAGAGAAGATATCGTACGCTTTATGGAGATGAGGGAGATAGGTGCCAGACAAATTTTAGTTTACATGGG TCACCTCTAcaaagatttgaagaaaaaagacaAGGCTGATTATTTTTCGTTTGTGGATCCCGGTAATATACCTACATGCCCGATTGGCACAGATGGTCATGACTTATCACAACATATTGCTGATCAGTTGGAAGCAGTGTGTAGAGATAGCATCTGCCTCATCCCATACAACACTGG GTACCATTGGATCTTGACAATCGTCAACGAAGATaagaatatgatatatttattggaTTCAACGTCTAACAGGAACCGAGATGATACATGGAAAACTATTGTGACAAA tggGGTGAAGATGTACAATGCCTCCAAGGGTATTTCTAAAGGGCcaggttttaaaatattgacG GGTAATCTGAAACATAGTGGTTCGGTTGAGTGTGGATATTGTGTGATGAGGTACATGAAAGAGATAGTCGATTGCGATGATCCACAGTTGGAGAAGATG tttgcagGATGCATCAAGAACCAATATTACACCCAATGTCAATTTGACGAGGTTAGAAGTGAATGGAGTGAATTTGTTTACTCCTATGTAGGTGCTTAG